A DNA window from Longimicrobium sp. contains the following coding sequences:
- a CDS encoding TerC family protein, which yields MLAWAGFVGVVLVLLAVDLGIFNRKAHVITMKEAGRWSAITLVLALAFAGLIYTHNLPTDIVGGRKHALEFLTGYLIELALSVDNIFVFVLIFGYFCVPPQHQHRVLFWGVLGALVFRGGMIGAGALLIRRFEWIVYVFGAFLVFTGVRMAMQDDVEIEPEANPVLKLIRRFLPVSADYDGQKFFTRERWDGKMRLAATPLFVVLALVETTDLIFAVDSIPAIFAVTRNPFLVFTSNVFAILCLRSLYFLLAEVIDKFHYLKAGLSIVLIFIGAKMLATMFGLHIDTAISLCVVALVLIGSVVLSLLRPKPAEAAPDVPREPDPDEAAADVARTGTEKR from the coding sequence ATGCTGGCCTGGGCGGGCTTCGTGGGGGTGGTGCTGGTGCTCCTCGCGGTCGACCTGGGGATCTTCAACCGCAAGGCGCACGTCATCACCATGAAGGAGGCGGGGCGCTGGAGCGCCATCACCCTCGTTCTGGCGCTGGCGTTCGCGGGCCTCATCTACACGCACAACCTGCCCACCGACATCGTGGGCGGGCGCAAGCACGCGCTGGAGTTCCTCACCGGCTACCTGATCGAGCTGGCGCTCTCGGTCGACAACATCTTCGTCTTCGTCCTGATCTTCGGCTACTTCTGCGTTCCCCCGCAGCACCAGCACCGGGTGCTGTTCTGGGGCGTGCTGGGCGCGCTGGTCTTCCGCGGGGGGATGATCGGCGCCGGGGCGCTGCTCATCCGCCGCTTCGAGTGGATCGTCTACGTCTTCGGCGCGTTCCTGGTCTTCACCGGCGTCCGCATGGCCATGCAGGACGACGTGGAGATCGAGCCCGAAGCCAACCCGGTGCTGAAGCTGATCCGCCGCTTCCTGCCGGTGAGCGCCGACTACGACGGGCAGAAGTTCTTCACCCGCGAGCGGTGGGACGGGAAGATGCGGCTGGCCGCCACGCCGCTCTTCGTCGTCCTCGCGCTGGTGGAGACCACGGACCTGATCTTCGCGGTCGACTCCATCCCCGCCATCTTCGCGGTCACGCGCAACCCGTTCCTGGTGTTCACCTCGAACGTGTTCGCCATCCTCTGCCTGCGCTCGCTGTACTTCCTGCTGGCCGAGGTCATCGACAAGTTCCACTACCTGAAGGCCGGCCTCTCCATCGTGCTGATCTTCATCGGCGCCAAGATGCTGGCCACCATGTTCGGGCTGCACATCGACACCGCCATCTCGCTCTGCGTGGTCGCGCTGGTGCTGATCGGCTCGGTCGTCCTCTCGCTGCTGCGCCCGAAGCCGGCGGAGGCCGCGCCTGACGTCCCGCGCGAGCCGGATCCGGACGAGGCAGCGGCGGACGTGGCGCGGACGGGAACGGAGAAGAGGTGA
- the gyrA gene encoding DNA gyrase subunit A: MIATTQRERVLPRLIEDEMRESFIDYSMSVIVQRALPDVRDGLKPVHRRILFAMYEAGLTPARPYKKSATVVGDVLGKYHPHGDTAVYDSLVRMAQEFALRYPLVDGQGNFGSIDGDNAAAYRYTEAKLSAVAMELLADIDRDTVDFAPNFDDRLQEPRVLPARVPNLLVNGSSGIAVGMSTNIPPHNLGEVVAAALHLLDHPDCEVDDLMAHLPGPDFPTGGIIVGTAGIRDAYTKGRGRVVMRARVYKESRRNGREQLVVTEIPYGTNKSRIIEQIAELTRAGRMSDVSDLRDESDRDGIRMVLELKRGADAVKVLNQIYKWTALQSTFGVIALALDHGVPRELGLKPILERWRDHRVQVVVRRSRWELERSRDEAHVLRGLMVALSRIDDVVRIIRSSRTRETAAAKLEKELKLDERQSKAILEMRLSRLTQLESRELRDRLDELERRIVELEAILASSERQTDLIRGELRDLAEKYADPRRTKIYENEKSVKLEDMLAAEHVVVTVSREGYVRQIPMAVYQRSMTAGKRIALDRYEDDYVERAFVASTDDTLLVFSTDGRAFGITVRDIPEAGITARGKALGQIFELGKKAGVAAVHVVSEFRADRSVLFATADGTVKRTALDQYANARVGGIEAIKLTGKDQLADVRVTDGEGEVILVGRGGRAIRFAESEVPMMGRAAQGVRGMKLKEGESVVGFVVARREGGELCLVTERGWAKRVPLDELVPQGRGGLGTPLLATSRETGEVAAAREVHPGEDLMATTSGGRAVRVKPEAAPQSGRAGAAEKSVGITGSERIAAVTHVAERELPESPEDDEPIALAPAVEDEGMEIEDAPSPPPSSDGASPPAAAEEPEPPADGELDLFA, translated from the coding sequence GCCGCATCCTGTTCGCCATGTACGAGGCGGGGCTCACCCCCGCGCGGCCGTACAAGAAGAGCGCGACGGTCGTCGGCGATGTGCTGGGCAAGTACCACCCGCACGGCGACACGGCGGTGTACGACTCGCTGGTGCGCATGGCGCAGGAGTTCGCGCTGCGCTACCCGCTGGTGGACGGGCAGGGGAACTTCGGCTCCATCGACGGCGACAACGCCGCCGCCTACCGCTACACCGAGGCGAAGCTGTCGGCGGTGGCGATGGAGCTGCTGGCCGACATCGACCGCGACACCGTCGACTTCGCCCCCAACTTCGACGACCGGCTGCAGGAGCCGCGCGTCCTCCCGGCGCGCGTCCCCAACCTGCTGGTAAACGGATCGAGCGGGATCGCGGTGGGGATGAGCACCAACATCCCTCCCCACAACCTGGGCGAGGTGGTGGCCGCGGCGCTCCATCTCCTGGACCACCCCGACTGCGAGGTGGACGACCTGATGGCGCACCTGCCGGGGCCGGACTTCCCCACCGGTGGCATCATCGTGGGGACGGCGGGGATCCGCGACGCGTACACGAAGGGGCGCGGCCGCGTGGTGATGCGGGCGCGCGTGTACAAGGAAAGCCGCCGCAACGGCCGCGAGCAGCTGGTGGTCACCGAGATCCCGTACGGCACCAACAAGAGCCGCATCATCGAGCAGATCGCCGAGCTCACGCGCGCCGGGCGGATGAGCGACGTCAGCGACCTGCGCGACGAGAGCGACCGCGACGGCATTCGCATGGTGCTGGAGCTGAAGCGCGGTGCCGACGCGGTGAAGGTGCTGAACCAGATCTACAAGTGGACGGCGCTGCAGAGCACCTTCGGGGTGATCGCGCTGGCGCTGGACCACGGCGTGCCGCGCGAGCTGGGGCTGAAGCCCATCCTGGAGCGCTGGCGCGACCACCGCGTGCAGGTGGTGGTCCGCCGCAGCCGCTGGGAGCTGGAGCGCTCGCGCGACGAGGCGCATGTGCTGCGCGGGCTGATGGTGGCGCTGTCGCGCATCGACGACGTGGTGCGGATCATCCGCTCCAGCCGCACCCGCGAGACCGCCGCGGCCAAGCTGGAGAAGGAGCTGAAGCTGGACGAGCGCCAGAGCAAGGCCATCCTGGAGATGCGCCTCTCGCGCCTGACCCAGCTGGAGAGCCGCGAGCTGCGCGACCGTCTGGACGAGCTGGAGCGGCGGATCGTGGAGCTGGAGGCCATCCTCGCCAGCTCCGAGCGGCAGACCGACCTGATCCGCGGCGAGCTGCGCGACCTGGCCGAGAAGTACGCCGACCCGCGGCGGACGAAGATCTACGAGAACGAGAAGTCAGTGAAGCTGGAGGACATGCTGGCCGCCGAGCACGTGGTGGTCACGGTGAGCCGCGAGGGGTACGTCCGCCAGATCCCCATGGCCGTGTACCAGCGCAGCATGACCGCGGGAAAGCGGATCGCGCTGGACCGCTACGAGGACGACTACGTGGAGCGCGCCTTCGTGGCCAGCACCGACGATACGCTCCTCGTCTTCTCGACCGACGGCCGGGCGTTCGGCATCACCGTGCGCGACATCCCCGAGGCGGGGATCACCGCGCGCGGCAAGGCGCTGGGGCAGATCTTCGAGCTGGGGAAGAAGGCGGGCGTGGCCGCGGTGCACGTGGTCTCGGAGTTCCGCGCCGACCGCTCGGTCCTCTTCGCCACGGCGGACGGCACGGTGAAGCGGACCGCGCTGGACCAGTACGCCAACGCGCGCGTCGGCGGCATCGAGGCCATCAAGCTGACCGGGAAGGACCAGCTCGCCGATGTGCGGGTGACCGACGGCGAGGGCGAGGTGATCCTCGTGGGCCGCGGCGGACGGGCCATCCGCTTCGCCGAGAGCGAGGTGCCGATGATGGGGCGCGCCGCGCAGGGCGTGAGGGGGATGAAGCTGAAGGAGGGCGAGAGCGTCGTCGGCTTCGTGGTTGCGCGGCGCGAGGGCGGCGAGCTGTGCCTGGTGACGGAGCGCGGGTGGGCCAAGCGCGTGCCGCTGGACGAGCTGGTGCCGCAGGGGCGAGGGGGACTGGGGACGCCGCTGCTGGCAACGAGCAGGGAGACGGGCGAGGTGGCCGCCGCGCGCGAGGTGCACCCGGGCGAGGACCTGATGGCCACCACCAGCGGCGGCCGCGCGGTGCGCGTGAAGCCCGAGGCCGCGCCGCAGTCCGGCCGCGCGGGCGCCGCCGAGAAGTCGGTCGGCATCACCGGCAGCGAGCGCATCGCCGCCGTCACGCACGTGGCCGAGCGCGAGCTCCCCGAATCTCCCGAGGACGACGAGCCCATCGCCCTCGCCCCGGCCGTGGAAGACGAGGGGATGGAGATCGAGGACGCCCCATCGCCTCCGCCCTCCTCCGATGGCGCTTCACCACCCGCCGCGGCCGAGGAGCCGGAGCCGCCGGCGGATGGCGAGCTGGACCTGTTCGCCTGA
- a CDS encoding class I SAM-dependent methyltransferase has protein sequence MNDDLIEQQKDYYRARAGEYDEWFLREGRYDRGPGHRARWLAEVDELRAALERFRPAGRVLELACGTGWWTEQLVRFADRVTAVDASDEVLELNRRRVGDAKVRRERADIFAWRPDAAYDAVFFSFWLSHVPPERFESFWAMVRGALAPGGRVFFIDSLRTELSTATDHQLSGEDDVVLERKLNDGRRFHIYKVFYDPADLQAKLEATR, from the coding sequence ATGAACGACGATCTGATCGAGCAGCAGAAGGACTACTACCGCGCCCGGGCCGGCGAGTACGACGAGTGGTTCCTGCGCGAGGGGCGATACGACCGTGGCCCCGGGCACCGCGCGCGCTGGCTGGCCGAGGTGGACGAGCTCCGCGCGGCGCTGGAGCGCTTCCGCCCCGCCGGGCGGGTGCTGGAGCTGGCGTGCGGCACCGGCTGGTGGACCGAGCAGCTCGTCCGCTTCGCCGACCGGGTGACGGCGGTGGACGCGTCCGACGAGGTGCTGGAGCTGAACCGCCGGCGCGTGGGCGACGCGAAGGTGCGCCGCGAGCGTGCCGACATCTTCGCGTGGCGGCCGGACGCGGCGTACGACGCGGTGTTCTTCAGCTTCTGGCTCTCGCACGTGCCGCCGGAGCGCTTCGAAAGCTTCTGGGCAATGGTGCGGGGTGCGCTGGCGCCGGGCGGGCGCGTGTTCTTCATCGACTCGCTGCGCACCGAGCTCTCCACCGCCACCGACCACCAGCTGAGCGGCGAGGACGACGTGGTGCTGGAGCGCAAGCTGAACGACGGCCGCCGCTTCCACATCTATAAGGTCTTCTACGACCCCGCCGATCTGCAGGCGAAGCTCGAGGCCACCCGATAA
- a CDS encoding class I SAM-dependent methyltransferase: MDLIEQQKDYYRARAGEYDEWFLREGRYDRGPGHRARWLAEVDELRAALERFRPAGRVLELACGTGWWTEQLVRFADRVTAVDASDEVLELNRRRVGDAKVRRERADIFAWRPDAAYDAVFFSFWLSHVPPERFESFWAMVRGALAPGGRVFFIDSLRTELSTATDHQLSGEDDVVLERKLNDGRRFHIYKVFYDPADLQAKLEAIGWRAGVRATESFFLYGEASPAGTS, encoded by the coding sequence ATGGACCTGATCGAGCAGCAGAAGGACTACTACCGCGCCCGCGCCGGCGAGTACGACGAGTGGTTCCTGCGCGAGGGGCGATACGACCGCGGCCCCGGGCACCGCGCGCGCTGGCTGGCCGAGGTGGACGAGCTCCGCGCCGCGCTGGAGCGCTTCCGCCCCGCCGGCCGCGTGCTGGAGTTGGCGTGCGGCACCGGCTGGTGGACCGAGCAGCTCGTCCGCTTCGCCGACCGGGTCACGGCGGTGGACGCGTCGGACGAGGTGCTGGAGCTGAACCGCCGGCGCGTGGGCGACGCGAAGGTGCGCCGCGAGCGTGCCGACATCTTCGCCTGGCGGCCGGACGCGGCGTACGACGCGGTGTTCTTCAGCTTCTGGCTCTCGCACGTGCCGCCGGAGCGCTTCGAAAGCTTCTGGGCGATGGTGCGGGGTGCGCTGGCGCCGGGCGGCCGCGTGTTCTTCATCGACTCACTGCGCACCGAGCTCTCCACCGCCACCGACCACCAGCTGAGCGGCGAGGACGACGTGGTGCTGGAGCGCAAGCTGAACGACGGCCGCCGCTTCCACATCTACAAGGTCTTCTATGACCCCGCCGATCTGCAGGCGAAGCTGGAGGCCATCGGCTGGCGCGCCGGCGTCCGCGCGACGGAAAGCTTCTTCCTGTACGGCGAGGCATCCCCCGCCGGCACTTCCTGA
- a CDS encoding SCO family protein produces MAERRFPLLPVLAVLIVAAGAFAGWMAVPRRIAFHGTTYDPVAPVDDFRLTDQDGRAVSLASFRGRPLLVFFGYTRCADFCPQTLGRLSRAVHSLGEDAGDARIVLVTVDPAHDTPAVLKRYVARFGPQVSALTGDSASLAAVWHAYGAYVAPKPAEPAMAMPHEHHPAPAPPAVPAQLIHSGVVYGIDRRGNLQVVISDGATEDETRDDIRTLAGL; encoded by the coding sequence ATGGCGGAACGGCGATTTCCCCTGCTGCCGGTGCTGGCGGTGCTGATCGTGGCGGCCGGCGCGTTCGCGGGGTGGATGGCGGTGCCGCGGCGGATCGCGTTCCACGGCACCACGTACGATCCGGTCGCGCCGGTGGACGACTTCCGGCTTACGGACCAGGACGGGCGCGCGGTGTCGCTGGCCAGCTTTCGCGGGCGGCCGCTGCTGGTGTTCTTCGGCTACACCCGGTGCGCGGACTTCTGCCCGCAGACGCTCGGCCGCCTCTCGCGCGCCGTCCACTCGCTCGGCGAGGATGCGGGCGACGCGCGCATCGTGCTGGTGACGGTCGACCCCGCGCACGACACGCCGGCGGTGCTGAAGCGCTACGTCGCCCGCTTCGGCCCGCAGGTCTCCGCGCTGACGGGCGATTCGGCGTCGCTGGCGGCGGTGTGGCACGCGTATGGCGCCTACGTCGCGCCCAAGCCGGCGGAGCCCGCGATGGCGATGCCGCACGAGCACCATCCCGCCCCGGCGCCGCCCGCCGTCCCCGCGCAGCTCATCCACAGCGGCGTGGTGTACGGCATCGACCGCCGCGGCAACCTGCAGGTCGTCATCTCCGACGGCGCCACCGAGGACGAAACGCGCGACGACATCCGCACGCTCGCCGGGCTGTAG
- a CDS encoding hydrolase: MPEPLTLDAATTALVLIDLQQGIVARDTMPHAAANVVANAVRLADAFRAAGALVVLVRVSYSDDGRDMLRPPVDNPPPPMPRPPGWDRVVPEVGPRDGDIVVTKRNWGAFHGTDLELQLRRRGIRTIVLGGIATNFGVESTARGAFERAYAQVIVEDATSALSAGAHEFALTTIFPRFARIRSTDEVLAALR, translated from the coding sequence ATGCCCGAGCCGCTGACGCTGGACGCCGCGACCACCGCGCTCGTGCTGATCGACCTGCAGCAGGGGATCGTCGCGCGCGACACGATGCCGCACGCGGCGGCAAACGTGGTCGCGAACGCGGTGCGGCTGGCGGACGCCTTCCGCGCGGCGGGGGCGCTGGTGGTGCTGGTGCGCGTCAGCTACTCCGATGACGGCCGCGACATGCTGCGGCCGCCGGTCGACAACCCGCCCCCACCCATGCCGCGCCCGCCGGGGTGGGACCGGGTCGTCCCCGAGGTGGGGCCGCGCGACGGCGACATCGTCGTCACCAAGCGCAACTGGGGCGCCTTCCACGGCACCGACCTGGAGCTGCAGCTGCGCCGCCGCGGCATCCGGACCATCGTGCTGGGCGGCATCGCCACCAACTTCGGCGTGGAATCCACTGCCCGCGGCGCCTTCGAGCGTGCTTACGCGCAGGTGATCGTCGAGGACGCCACCTCGGCCCTGAGCGCCGGCGCGCACGAGTTCGCGCTCACCACCATCTTCCCCCGCTTCGCCCGCATCCGCTCGACGGACGAGGTCCTCGCCGCGCTGCGATGA
- a CDS encoding GAF domain-containing sensor histidine kinase, whose translation MSSRIHLALEPGVLDRLARLACTVTGAPAALVLRFDAGRTVAVGRHGWNGATPIPELGIDPAPARRRGAPELRVAASCPLTAGEDAEPLGTLVVLDAAPRDYAPADLQALDDVAAAAAAELARMRAEAETPPTPSVEFERAARMQAEAGEKRYAFLAEVSSLLDASLDYQTTFQKLARLVVPALADYCLIDEAEPGGGLRRIARAHVDPEKEKILYTNTYHPPVSEEEDLSRHPVLRVIRTGLPLLVADFTTEMVEVIAHDDDHRGRLAQLDLRSYIIAPLAARGRVLGAITLAASAESGRRYRATDVALAEEVARRAALAIDNARMYTLAQEAIRAREAVLAVVSHDLRNPLASILLNATMLLDMTPDGTLDPWMDDNLRQIVGSVEQTNRLITDLLDVARMEESGGIPLDRSPVDARPLVAAAVRMLRPVAAARGVELADDTRGPLPVMADPDRVVQVLSNLLGNAVKFTEPGGHVRVTAETYGGEQWFAVTDTGVGIPPEHQPYVFDRFRQVGRDRRGVGLGLPIARGIVEGHGGRIWVDSRPGTGTTIHFTLPAATGSESAA comes from the coding sequence ATGTCCAGCCGCATCCACCTCGCCCTGGAGCCCGGCGTGCTCGACCGCCTGGCGCGGCTCGCGTGCACCGTCACCGGCGCGCCCGCCGCGCTGGTGCTGCGCTTCGACGCGGGGCGCACGGTGGCGGTGGGGCGGCACGGATGGAACGGCGCCACCCCCATCCCCGAGCTGGGGATCGACCCCGCGCCCGCCCGGCGCCGCGGCGCGCCGGAGCTGCGGGTGGCCGCCTCGTGTCCGCTGACGGCGGGGGAAGATGCCGAGCCGCTGGGCACCCTCGTGGTCCTCGACGCCGCGCCGCGCGACTACGCCCCGGCGGACCTGCAGGCGCTGGACGACGTGGCCGCCGCGGCAGCGGCCGAGCTCGCGCGGATGCGCGCCGAGGCGGAGACGCCGCCCACGCCGTCCGTCGAGTTCGAGCGCGCCGCCCGCATGCAGGCCGAGGCGGGGGAGAAGCGCTACGCCTTCCTGGCCGAGGTCAGCTCGCTGCTCGACGCGTCGCTGGACTATCAGACCACCTTCCAGAAGCTGGCCCGCCTGGTCGTTCCCGCGCTCGCCGACTACTGCCTGATCGACGAGGCCGAGCCGGGCGGCGGGCTGCGGCGCATCGCCCGCGCGCACGTGGACCCCGAGAAGGAGAAGATCCTCTACACCAACACCTACCATCCCCCGGTGTCAGAAGAGGAAGATCTCTCGCGCCACCCGGTGCTGCGCGTGATCCGCACCGGGCTGCCGCTGCTGGTGGCCGACTTCACCACCGAGATGGTGGAGGTGATCGCGCACGACGACGACCACCGCGGGCGCCTGGCGCAGCTGGACCTGCGCTCGTACATCATCGCGCCGCTGGCGGCGCGGGGGCGGGTGCTGGGCGCCATTACCCTGGCCGCATCGGCGGAGAGCGGCCGCCGCTACCGCGCCACCGACGTCGCGCTGGCGGAAGAAGTGGCGCGGCGCGCAGCGCTGGCGATCGACAACGCGCGGATGTACACGCTGGCGCAGGAGGCCATCCGCGCCCGCGAGGCGGTGCTGGCGGTGGTGTCGCACGACCTGCGCAACCCGCTCGCCTCCATCCTGCTGAACGCCACCATGCTGCTGGACATGACGCCCGACGGCACGCTGGACCCCTGGATGGACGACAACCTGCGGCAGATCGTGGGCTCGGTGGAGCAGACCAACCGGCTGATCACCGACCTGCTGGACGTGGCGCGGATGGAGGAGAGCGGCGGCATTCCGCTGGACCGCAGCCCGGTGGACGCGCGCCCGCTGGTGGCCGCCGCGGTGCGGATGCTTAGGCCGGTGGCCGCCGCGCGCGGGGTGGAGCTGGCCGACGACACGCGCGGGCCGCTGCCGGTGATGGCCGACCCCGACCGCGTGGTGCAGGTGCTCTCCAACCTGCTGGGGAACGCGGTGAAGTTCACCGAGCCGGGCGGCCACGTGCGGGTGACGGCGGAGACGTACGGCGGCGAGCAGTGGTTCGCGGTGACCGACACGGGCGTCGGGATCCCGCCCGAGCACCAGCCCTACGTGTTCGACCGCTTCCGCCAGGTGGGGCGCGACCGCCGCGGCGTGGGGCTGGGCCTGCCGATCGCGCGCGGGATCGTGGAAGGCCACGGGGGCCGCATCTGGGTGGACAGCCGCCCCGGCACGGGCACCACCATCCACTTCACGCTGCCGGCGGCGACGGGGAGTGAGAGCGCGGCGTAG
- a CDS encoding HD domain-containing protein, translating into MDRKTDLHAAAQGSTNAGDGDALERRIRFALEADRLKSVIRRTRLVDGSRRENSAEHSWHLALLAVLLADTAGPGVDAARVVRMLLVHDVVEVEAGDTFAYDVDANLGRDERERLAAERTFGLLPAEQGGELRALWEEFEAGESADARFAVALDRFQPLLLNFYGGGGSWLEHGIARAQVLRRMAPIEHGAPALWPFVVRTIDRACAEGWIAPDP; encoded by the coding sequence ATGGACCGGAAGACGGACCTCCACGCGGCCGCGCAGGGTTCAACAAACGCGGGAGATGGAGACGCGCTCGAGCGGCGCATCCGCTTCGCGCTGGAGGCCGACCGGCTGAAGAGCGTGATCCGGCGCACGCGGCTGGTCGACGGCTCGCGGCGGGAGAACAGCGCCGAGCACTCGTGGCACCTGGCGCTCCTCGCCGTGCTCCTGGCCGACACCGCGGGGCCCGGCGTCGATGCCGCGCGCGTCGTCCGCATGCTGCTGGTCCACGACGTGGTGGAGGTGGAGGCGGGCGACACCTTCGCCTACGACGTGGACGCCAACCTGGGCCGCGACGAGCGCGAGCGGCTGGCCGCCGAGCGCACCTTCGGCCTCCTTCCCGCGGAGCAGGGCGGCGAGCTGCGCGCGCTCTGGGAAGAGTTCGAGGCGGGGGAATCGGCGGACGCGCGCTTCGCCGTGGCGCTGGACCGCTTCCAGCCGCTGCTGCTGAACTTCTACGGCGGCGGGGGATCGTGGCTGGAGCACGGCATCGCCCGGGCGCAGGTGCTGCGGCGGATGGCGCCCATCGAGCACGGCGCCCCCGCGCTCTGGCCGTTCGTGGTGCGGACGATCGACCGCGCCTGCGCCGAGGGGTGGATCGCCCCGGACCCATAG
- a CDS encoding pinensin family lanthipeptide, which translates to MKVKLEEIRVDSFVTSAEPVDGRGTVRAFEASLLLTCHLSCPPKYTCPECAPPVMPERERED; encoded by the coding sequence GTGAAGGTGAAGCTCGAGGAGATCCGCGTAGACTCGTTCGTCACGAGCGCGGAGCCGGTGGACGGGCGCGGCACGGTGCGGGCGTTCGAGGCCAGCCTGCTGCTGACGTGCCATCTGTCGTGCCCGCCGAAGTACACCTGCCCGGAGTGCGCCCCGCCGGTCATGCCGGAGCGCGAGCGGGAAGACTGA